Within the Bacteroidia bacterium genome, the region GTCCACTCCCTCTTTGAACATTTCCCACAAGGGGCTTAGTTCTCTTAGCCTAGCCACAGCTTGCTGTATGTAAGGGATGGCGTAGTCTATTTCCTCTTCTGTAGTAAATCTACCTAATCCAAAGCGAATAGAAGAGTGAGCAAGTTCATCATTTACACCTAATGCTTTGAGTACGTGAGAAGGTTCTAATGATGCAGAAGTACATGCTGAACCTGATGAAACTGCAAGGTTCTTTATACCCATCATCAAGCCTTCACCTTCTACAAAATTGAAAGAAATATTCGTTACATGTGGTAGTCTGTGTTCTCTGCTACCATTTACATATGTTTCTTCAATAGTGGTTATAATCGCATTTTCTAGTTTATCGCGAAGTCTTGCTAACCTTACGCTTTCTGTGGGCATTTCTTGTAGCGCTATCTCACATGCTTTTCCTAATCCTACAATACCAGGCACATTCAGCGTACCTGATCGCATACCTCTCTCATGCCCACCACCGTGTATTTGAGCAGTTAGTTTTACTCTTGGATTCTTTCTACGTACATACAGTGCACCTATGCCCTTAGGACCATAAATTTTGTGTCCTGACATGGCTAGCAAGTCGATTCCATCG harbors:
- a CDS encoding IscS subfamily cysteine desulfurase — encoded protein: MKFPIYLDNNATTPVDPRVLEAMLPYFTEKFGNAASRNHSFGWEAEEAVDYAREQVAKLINANEKEIIFTSGATESINLAIKGVAEMYEKKGDHIITVVTEHKAVLDSCKHLERLGKKVTYLPVNKEGLIDLNQLESAITDKTILVSVMYANNEIGTIQNIREISKIVRSKGVLFMTDATQAVGKIPVDVEADGIDLLAMSGHKIYGPKGIGALYVRRKNPRVKLTAQIHGGGHERGMRSGTLNVPGIVGLGKACEIALQEMPTESVRLARLRDKLENAIITTIEETYVNGSREHRLPHVTNISFNFVEGEGLMMGIKNLAVSSGSACTSASLEPSHVLKALGVNDELAHSSIRFGLGRFTTEEEIDYAIPYIQQAVARLRELSPLWEMFKEGVDFSKVEWKAH